A region from the Pseudonocardia petroleophila genome encodes:
- a CDS encoding FKBP-type peptidyl-prolyl cis-trans isomerase, translating to MRRLLLPALLVLAVAGCGSAETAAPAASPASAAPSASATAAAPAGPEGGVPGLTGDPTDLTAPTQAGAGTGAPPTELVTEDVVVGEGAAATQADTVGVRYTGTLWSDGSVFDSSWSRGDAPIEFPLDQVVPGFSQGIEGMAPGGRRVIVMPPDLAYGDNPPPGLPAGATLVFVVDLVGIS from the coding sequence ATGAGAAGGCTCCTGCTCCCCGCGCTCCTCGTCCTCGCGGTGGCCGGCTGCGGCTCCGCCGAGACCGCCGCCCCCGCCGCGTCCCCGGCGTCCGCCGCGCCGTCCGCGTCCGCGACGGCGGCCGCCCCGGCCGGGCCCGAGGGCGGCGTCCCCGGCCTCACCGGCGACCCCACCGACCTGACGGCCCCCACCCAGGCCGGCGCGGGCACCGGCGCCCCGCCCACCGAGCTGGTCACCGAGGACGTCGTCGTCGGGGAGGGCGCCGCGGCCACCCAGGCCGACACGGTCGGCGTCCGCTACACCGGCACGCTGTGGTCGGACGGGTCGGTCTTCGACAGCTCGTGGTCGCGCGGCGACGCCCCCATCGAGTTCCCGCTGGACCAGGTCGTCCCCGGCTTCTCGCAGGGCATCGAGGGCATGGCCCCCGGCGGGCGCCGCGTGATCGTGATGCCGCCGGACCTCGCCTACGGCGACAACCCGCCCCCCGGCCTCCCCGCCGGCGCCACCCTGGTCTTCGTCGTGGACCTCGTCGGGATCAGCTGA
- a CDS encoding asparaginase: protein MIDDRAQALAHVVRGGTVESVHRGHLVALDGGGSPVLHRGDPDVTVFARSTLKPVQAVAMLRAGLDLDGELLALACSSHSGEPIHVDGVRRILAGAGRTEDDLANTPAYPLGEDVGATWRADGFGPSSLVQNCSGKHAAMIATCVAAGWPVEGYRAPDHPLQESVRETVQELTGDAAEHVTVDGCGAPLYSCTLTGLAHAFARLVLAEPGSAEHRVAAAMSAHPEWVGGIGRDVSAFLSEVPGLVAKDGAEGVWAAALPDGGAVAVKVLDGAMRPLPVVVAGALRALGADVPDDLGRRPVLGGGEPVGEIRAVLA, encoded by the coding sequence GTGATCGACGATCGGGCGCAGGCCCTGGCCCACGTGGTCCGCGGCGGGACGGTGGAGTCGGTGCACCGCGGCCACCTCGTCGCCCTCGACGGCGGCGGCTCGCCGGTCCTGCACCGCGGCGACCCGGACGTCACGGTCTTCGCGCGGTCCACGCTCAAGCCCGTGCAGGCCGTCGCCATGCTGCGCGCCGGGCTCGACCTCGACGGCGAGCTGCTCGCGCTCGCCTGCTCCAGCCACTCGGGCGAGCCGATCCACGTCGACGGGGTCCGCCGGATACTGGCCGGGGCTGGTCGCACCGAGGACGACCTGGCCAACACCCCCGCGTACCCGCTCGGCGAGGACGTCGGCGCCACCTGGCGGGCCGACGGGTTCGGCCCCTCGTCGCTGGTGCAGAACTGCTCGGGCAAGCACGCCGCGATGATCGCCACCTGCGTGGCGGCCGGCTGGCCCGTCGAGGGCTACCGCGCCCCGGACCATCCGCTGCAGGAGTCGGTGCGCGAGACGGTGCAGGAGCTCACCGGCGACGCCGCGGAGCACGTCACCGTCGACGGCTGCGGCGCCCCGCTCTACTCGTGCACGCTCACCGGGCTCGCGCACGCGTTCGCCCGCCTCGTGCTGGCCGAGCCGGGCTCGGCCGAGCACCGCGTGGCGGCGGCGATGTCGGCGCACCCCGAGTGGGTGGGTGGCATCGGGCGCGACGTCAGCGCGTTCCTGTCCGAGGTGCCCGGCCTCGTCGCCAAGGACGGGGCGGAGGGGGTGTGGGCGGCCGCCCTGCCCGACGGCGGCGCGGTCGCGGTCAAGGTGCTCGACGGCGCGATGCGTCCGCTGCCGGTGGTGGTCGCCGGGGCCCTGCGCGCCCTGGGCGCCGACGTCCCCGACGACCTGGGCCGACGCCCGGTGCTCGGCGGCGGCGAACCGGTCGGGGAGATCCGCGCCGTCCTGGCCTGA
- a CDS encoding YbaB/EbfC family nucleoid-associated protein, whose translation MDGRPGIDGRQWLDSYQDRLSELKARADRAQAALAGVDGTAASPDGAVSVTVVPGGAVRRVVFSERSEALSRVQLAALVVETAARAQAEADRRVTEAVAPLLGDDSEAMRVIRSYRGAGS comes from the coding sequence ATGGACGGACGCCCAGGCATCGACGGACGACAGTGGCTCGACAGCTACCAGGACCGGCTCAGCGAGCTCAAGGCCCGCGCCGACCGCGCGCAGGCCGCGCTCGCCGGCGTCGACGGCACGGCGGCGAGCCCCGACGGGGCGGTGTCGGTCACCGTCGTCCCGGGTGGGGCGGTGCGGCGGGTCGTGTTCTCCGAGCGCAGCGAGGCGCTGTCGCGCGTCCAGCTCGCCGCGCTCGTCGTCGAGACCGCGGCGCGCGCGCAGGCCGAGGCCGACCGGCGGGTGACCGAGGCCGTCGCCCCGCTGCTCGGCGACGACAGCGAGGCGATGCGGGTGATCCGCTCGTACCGGGGGGCCGGGTCGTGA